ACGCCATAAACTGAAGAGGCGCCGGAAATGTGAATGTTTGTTTCCAgcccagaagaagaagaaaaaaaatagtgaacTCAGCATAAATAAAAGATGACGATTGGAACGAGTATACTTTACAGTAAACAATGACATGAGGTTACTTATTGTAGGTTTTATGTAGAAGCCTTTTTAGGATAGTGATATTAACAAACAGAAACAGTTGCTAGAGGCTGGACTTAAACCTAACTAATACTTTGAGGTTCTTTTTGCATCTGTGCTTTCATCACTGTGGCACCACTCACATTGTTATTGATTGACTTGGTCAactgtacctactgtatctGGTTTGTTTCTCTTTCCACAAATACTCTTTATAGGTTTTCTGAAAAAGGCACAGCAGAGAGAGGTACACAGGGCAGAGGTGAGAAAATCAATTTTGAAGGATCCGTTTCCATCCAGCATTATAAACATGATCCAAGTGTAAAAGACAAGAATGTAGACAAGAATAGATATTTTctcaatccttttttttttttttggtgtatttttttttattcatttccacAAACTGTAGAAAGCAACCATTTACATTTTAGGGCAAATTTTATTGATGCTTTACAGTAGATGGGATTTAGGTGTTGGTTTAgtatttaaatttcattcatttgATGAACAGGAGGAAGAAGTGCTAGAAGAGGACATTCCAGACCTCCTGCTACAGAATCCCGAGGTATAACAAATCACaggattaaatttattttattttcaatttatgaTACCAATTTtagggcggcatggtggtgtaggtggctgtcgccttgcaccttcagggtctgggttcgatttccgggcaggctcgattcccgtttctgtgtgcagggagtttgcatgttctccccatgcttagtgggtttcctccgggtactccggttttccccccacagtctaaagatatgcaggttaggctaattgccgttcctaaattgcccattgagtgtgtgtgtgtatgtatgtgtgtgtcctgtgatggattggtattgtgtgtgtaccctgccttgtgccctaagcctcctgggataggatgcaggtccccgtgaccctgaatataggataaagcggtatagaagataagtgagtaatACCAGTTTTGATAACCACTGGCGgcgattttaagattttaactTGGGTTTTTAAGGCTCCATCTTATGGATATtattatgaggggtgttcaagtcaaaccagaacttttgattgtgcagaatagcagaacagttatgagagcaaaaacctttattttttctatactgaacaaaaatataaacgcaacacttttgtttttgctcccatttttaatgagaggaactcaaagatctaaaacattttctacataaacaaaataaccatatctctcaaatattgttcacaaatctgtcaaaatccgttacgatgaaaaactggagtcaagtcgagaccccaatgaggacgacgagcatggagatgagcttccctgagactgtttctgacagtttgtgcagaaattctttggttatgcactctgattgtttcagcagctgtctgagtggctggtctcagacgataatggaggtgaacatgctgaatgtggaggtccTAGGCTGGTGTGGTTACCCGTCGTTTGCAGTTGTGAGGTTGTTTGGATGTACTGACAAATTCTTTGAAACatctttggagacggcttatggtagagaaatgaacattcaatttacgagcaacagctctggtggacattcccgctgtcagcatgccaattgcacgctccctcaaaacttgcgacatctgtggcattgtgctgtgtgattcaactgaacctttcaaagtggccttttacaggtggccagtctaatcATTATGCAATCATcagcaataatcatgctgtcttatcagcatcttgatatggcacacctgtgaggtgggatggattatctcggcaaaggagaagtgctcactatcacagattttgacagatttgtgaacaatatttgaaagatatggttattttgtgtatgtagaaaatgtttcagatctttgagttcatctcataaaaaatgggagcaaaaacaaaagtgttgcgtttttgttcagtatatataacTTCTGCTACATTAATGTTTTCCCAGTACGCTGGAACCATGATCAGCTTCTCACCTAAAAGGCTGGCCTTCCAGGGACTCCTTTAATGTCTTTTACCCTTTGATTATAGAAGGTGTTCTGTTTTTGGTGGTCACATTACAGgaacctcactccaagccatttccacatgtttggtccattaaaggagttcctgggaggccagcatttcgaATGTGAAGCAAAGAGTTCATTCATGGCTCCAAAGGACTAAAATACTTCCTgccctgatggtgtccaagcactactgaaacactgggatatgtgcattagtgtagtggGGGGTTATACAAAGacataaaggtagtttttttcACTCTTATAATTGTTGTTATTCAGCAAAATGAAAAATCCtggattgacttgaacatcctttgtttatcatgtttacattgtattttaatgtattattaatttgtATGGCTGCTACTCTGGCAAAGAATTTCCTGGTCAGATAAACGTGAAATTAAATGACTAAATGAATAATTGAGCGGTTGTTCCAGTGTTCCAATGAAAGTGTatgataaactaataaaaaacatataaagaaTGAAAGCACCGAAACAGGATTTCTTCTAATATAATTGTGTGTTGGTTTGTGTATTGTAAATGTGCTTCAGTAGGACAGCGTGATAAGAGAGGAAAGAATGTTCCTGTGGTTGGCAGTAAAGTGAGAGGAAAGGACCGTTTGACTGGCCGAGCCAGGAGGTAAGACAACCTGTTGCTCTGATCACACAAATTACATTAAGGCACATAGTTTAAAACTTTACAATTAAATGTGGAATTTAACCTTCAAGTCAAACCCGCTAGTTGATTACacagaagaaagaaaatagtTATGGGagtatagtagtagtagttgtgggaagtagcttttttttctatataatccctataCCTCTACGGCCCTTATAGAGCTTGGATATGATCATGGTAGAATGTTTTTTCAGGTCACCAGGACAATGATCagactggcctcccaggaactcctttaatggcccaaacatttggaaatCGCTTGatgtgaggtcaggactgtacaaggGATGTGgtgataactcccagctgagttcttgcaacatgcaagtggtgtttttttctaaatttttatGGGGGCCAGGATCATCGATTACAGGCATCCGCCCTACTTTTAAATGCaccatgcaaatgttttactgcggctaaaagtctcatcTAAAAGTACTGTGTTTAATCCTTCATCACAAATCCTAGTTCGTCTTGAGCGCCGCTCATATAAAACATCAGTCattcattaaattctatttgttTAAATCCATTTAAACTTGAAAGCATAATCTGTAGATGAAATTGCTTCTATGTGCCTTGATGAAGTCTGTGAGTGCAGTTTCCTATTAGGGAGTACGCTTATACATATTTTATGCAGTCTTAGGAGATTTTGTAGAATATATTGTAGattcttttctttaataatttaagGAAGATGAGATATCCAACCTTGAACACTTAATGGACTTGTACCAAGTCCATTAATTCctgctaaaatgtattttatatcacTACTGGTTCAATTATGTGCATAATAGATTTTGAACACTGTTAAACTGTTTAGCTTGAGTGTCTGAGAACTTCTTCCCCCTTCTTTATACCCTGTCAGttcaatattcttttttttttttgtgcttgacTATTTAATTTGTTGCAACTACTTCCAGGTATATGACTACATGTACATATTTCTTTTAGATGGGATGCTAAAGACGAAGCAGAGCAATTACAGGTACGGCTGTATTTTTTGTAGaaagtacaaaaaataataccatacaacattttttttgtagaaagtgcaaaaaataaatacctgaCTTCCTTTCCCCGAGGAgcctaattaataattttttgatcCAGCTCAGTTTTTTCAATTATGGTTACACCTGCTTCAGACTGTCTTCACGTTCAAGGCTGATACCACATAAGTTCTGTGCATCATTGATTAAATtcttttataaatcaaaatacTTACTGAAAAACGCTGAACCATTTATAccatacaacataatttattctttttaagcTACTTCAGATGGTCCATATATTCTGTTTGCTTAATTGAAGCCAAACACTGCTATAAGAAATTTCTAAATGTGccatttgttaaaaataaaaattttcccaTCTGTTATGAACCCAATCTGCAGCTGGGTCCAGACACCAGTTTGGAGGAGTTTTTGGAGGAGCTGGATACTCTGTGTGATCCTGAGGTCAGCAGTAACAGTCCGGAGCCCGAGACCCAGGAAGCAGAATCAAGCATGGCTCTGGAGACAGCTACAACAACCAGCCATGTTTCTACACCTATAAAACTAGAGAGTCAACTTCTTTCTACAGAATCCTTTAACAAGACCATTTCTATCTCCAAAGTAGCTGAGAAAAAGGTCCGTTTTTCAGAAGACCTCATTCAGGGAGCTTTTGAGAAGATCTCGAACACAGAAAAGACAGAGATCAAAAAcagttctttaaaaaacatgcCACAAGCTAAAACGGTTCCTGGAGCGCAGGATACCCAACAGGAATTGGATCATAATCAGGAAGGAATGAAAAACAACCAGGAACAAAAGGCCACAGACATTCTCACGGATTCCCAACCCAAAACACCAGGGCAATTTGATTCGCAGGAGACAAGTGTTAAAGAACTGAAACCGATGCCTGACAGCTTCgtaaaagaagaaacaaagaaagagagcaAATCTGAAGAATCGGCTTGTGACAGGGTTGGCTCTCAAAACAGCACCGATGCTACAGCTTCTACTGAACAGAACATGTTTCACATGGTGGAGCCTCAGAAAAACATCACCTCCAGAAATACAGGTAGGAAAGTGTTCTTCTGTCGCTGAGAAGTTTCTTCTTTTACTGAGGCTAAAAATGTCTAGCTAAAAGATGTCAGATCAGTAATTGGAATAAATAATGGGAAAAGTGGGATTGTCTCAAAATGAAGATACATTTCttattttcaaaataatatCTATATCATGATTGCAAGTACAGCACAATACATTTGTCATATATCTCATAGCTTGAGGTAAATAATTCCTAAACTACGCTAtttgttgtacagtacagtgctggCAGTGAAGGCTCTGGAGTGCTGATCGGAGGGTCAGGGGTTGCCACTGTTCAGCAAGGCCCTTCACCCCACTGTATGCTCGTCTAAAATTACTTCACCATTGGCCGTCCCAAAACCTGGATGAGGAAGAACAGTTGGGTGTGGGCTAGCGAACTGGTCTCGTTAAATACACCATTGCTATAAAAATTATGCAACAAGTCAACAACACAGAAGTCAAAAAATCGGTAGCACAGGGCTGTTGTATTCTCAAATTTGTCAGAAAGTCACATCGTCCACttacaaacatattttttggAATGTTGGAGAAAACTAGAAACCCAAGCGAATATGGAGTGAACACAGAATGTAatgcaaaagtgtttaaaagcaATATTTGTCTGAAAGGAGAATCAGTATCAGTTTGTTACCTCCTTAATACCTAGTTAATTTACCCACATATGGAACGCTACCTAATTGATTAAATGTCTCCATTCATGAAGAAATTTTGTGCTTGAAAATTAGTCTTTAGGATAAAACTCAGCCTCTTTCTGTACTTTGTGAATCTGCTCAGACTACTAATGTTTTGATTAGCTGCAAGATAATCTATACAGTCTCTTTCTCTTACAGATGAGCTGATTGACTCCAGTCTCTCGGTATTGAGTTTGGAATCTGCAGATTCTTCGCCTGTCCACAGCACCAGCACTGAAAAGGTATGAGCAATGGTTCATTTAAGGGCCAAAGCCACAACCAGTCATGTAGGTACACTCTCTAAGGCAAAAATATGACCTAGAAGATGTCTCAGGCCTTCTTTTTTGGGGAGGGTGGAGCAcatttcaaatacaaatgagTTATTTTCTTCTTGTGCGTCATGAAATGGCTGGGATTAGTAATGCTCTGGGAGCATGCTGATGGGAATTGTCCATTTGACTTGCAAATTTGAAGTATCTCTGCCG
This genomic stretch from Clarias gariepinus isolate MV-2021 ecotype Netherlands chromosome 13, CGAR_prim_01v2, whole genome shotgun sequence harbors:
- the LOC128535307 gene encoding uncharacterized protein LOC128535307 is translated as MALETATTTSHVSTPIKLESQLLSTESFNKTISISKVAEKKVRFSEDLIQGAFEKISNTEKTEIKNSSLKNMPQAKTVPGAQDTQQELDHNQEGMKNNQEQKATDILTDSQPKTPGQFDSQETSVKELKPMPDSFVKEETKKESKSEESACDRVGSQNSTDATASTEQNMFHMVEPQKNITSRNTDELIDSSLSVLSLESADSSPVHSTSTEKARENGKIV